A section of the Streptomyces sp. CG1 genome encodes:
- a CDS encoding CHAD domain-containing protein, with the protein MAQQHLEPTDPTAEVVTGDALAAYLRAQATEFLRALRLHRENGGANGGATARDRSSAGENGAEESVDAARALRRSARRISGSLHTFRPLLDPDWSEEMRPELAWLSGTLGLEHAYEARLERLLLALHRLSGAAGFPGQTISVDVATSVSAADAAAGSRAAGATSVPPRTAPSSAGAPASPTQERGNLTVGAAKAGALLERQLTLARTRAHSTALQALGSSRFHAVADKVAVLASEVPLTPAAPTTDLRPLAAAAEERLTDAIAGLPLVTAGHPYNAEALVHGLSPDPSPHPQDGPWHQVRLLLRLHRYAQEVLYAGNCPVDVRLLAAGQALNRHRDASEAAAAAAQAARTPRIAPATAYALGVLHADQRHEVEAARFAFQQAWQQQILGAS; encoded by the coding sequence GTGGCACAGCAACACCTTGAACCGACGGACCCCACGGCCGAGGTGGTGACCGGAGACGCCCTGGCGGCGTATCTGCGCGCCCAGGCCACGGAGTTCCTCCGCGCCCTGCGCCTGCACCGTGAGAACGGCGGTGCCAACGGGGGTGCCACCGCGCGCGATCGGTCGAGTGCGGGGGAGAACGGCGCGGAGGAGTCCGTCGACGCGGCGCGCGCCCTGCGCCGCTCGGCCCGCCGCATCAGCGGCAGCCTGCACACGTTCCGTCCCCTGCTGGACCCCGACTGGTCCGAGGAGATGCGCCCCGAACTGGCGTGGCTCTCCGGCACATTGGGCCTGGAGCACGCGTACGAGGCCCGCCTGGAACGCCTGCTGCTGGCACTGCACCGGCTGTCGGGGGCGGCGGGGTTCCCTGGTCAGACGATTTCCGTCGACGTGGCGACGAGCGTCTCGGCCGCCGACGCGGCTGCGGGCAGCCGTGCCGCCGGGGCGACGTCCGTCCCACCGAGAACGGCACCTTCCAGCGCCGGCGCACCCGCGAGTCCCACACAGGAACGCGGCAACCTCACGGTGGGCGCGGCCAAAGCAGGCGCCCTACTGGAGCGCCAGCTGACCCTGGCCCGAACCCGAGCCCACTCCACGGCGCTCCAGGCCCTGGGATCCAGCCGCTTCCACGCCGTCGCCGACAAGGTCGCCGTGCTGGCCAGCGAGGTCCCCCTCACGCCCGCAGCGCCCACCACGGACCTGCGCCCCCTGGCAGCCGCTGCGGAGGAACGGCTGACAGACGCCATCGCCGGTCTGCCCCTGGTCACCGCGGGCCACCCGTACAACGCGGAGGCCCTGGTCCACGGTCTGTCCCCGGACCCGTCCCCCCACCCCCAGGACGGCCCCTGGCACCAGGTCCGGCTGCTGCTGCGCCTGCACCGGTACGCCCAGGAGGTGCTGTACGCGGGCAACTGCCCCGTGGACGTACGGCTGTTGGCGGCGGGCCAGGCCCTCAACCGGCACCGGGACGCCTCGGAGGCGGCAGCGGCAGCGGCCCAGGCCGCCCGTACGCCCCGTATCGCACCGGCGACGGCGTACGCGCTCGGCGTGCTGCACGCCGATCAGCGGCACGAGGTGGAGGCGGCCAGGTTCGCCTTCCAGCAGGCCTGGCAGCAGCAGATCCTCGGCGCGTCCTGA
- a CDS encoding NUDIX hydrolase, protein MVRAAGCVLWRRSSSGGVELALVFRPKWADWSWPKGKLKKGETARAAALREVREETGHTCRLGSALPSAHYVDNTGRDKEVTYWAAESTGGAFVPNDEVSELIWLSPDKARERLTHERDRDLIPATLAAIDAGQ, encoded by the coding sequence ATGGTCCGCGCGGCCGGCTGTGTGCTCTGGCGCCGTTCCTCCTCGGGCGGCGTCGAGCTGGCCCTGGTCTTCAGGCCGAAGTGGGCCGACTGGTCCTGGCCCAAAGGGAAGCTGAAGAAGGGCGAGACGGCCCGCGCGGCTGCCCTGCGCGAAGTACGGGAAGAGACCGGCCACACATGCCGGCTCGGATCAGCCCTGCCGAGTGCCCACTACGTCGACAACACGGGCCGGGACAAGGAAGTCACGTACTGGGCCGCGGAGTCGACCGGCGGAGCCTTCGTACCCAATGACGAAGTGAGCGAGCTGATCTGGCTGTCGCCGGACAAAGCCCGTGAACGCCTGACCCACGAACGGGACAGGGATCTGATCCCTGCGACGCTCGCGGCAATCGACGCCGGCCAGTGA
- a CDS encoding PQQ-binding-like beta-propeller repeat protein — protein MKGAVAVGLLLFAFASQAQAIDSTISVNNKRTGWDASEPNLSPAQVSSSSFGQRWSTPVNGSVLAQPLVTGKNVVVATENNYVYGIDAVTGVTHWTRQLGPAWPTSSIPCADPAPQTGITSTPVYDPSSNTVYLTSKVNDGPDAQHPHWYFHAMSASTGAERAGWPVRIQGTPTNSPGHPFNPFTFAQRPGLLLLNGSVYAAFGSYCDVGPYVGNVVGVNIGTRGLHLWSAEAGSDTREAGIWQSGGGLVSDGSGRIILTTGNGAIAGSPSPGPGNRPPGNLGESVVRLGVNSNGSLSARDFFSPANNKTLDHNDTDLGSGGPVALPTGFGTTAHPHLLVQVGKDGRVFLLDRDNLGGMGQGPNGTDKPVSMAGPFEAIWGHPAVWGGGGGYVYTVATKIGNAASPLRALKFGVNSSGIPTLTSVGTSNEGFGYGSGSPLVTSNGTSPGSALVWAVWSGSGPGGVGGELRVYDAVPVGGVMHLRRAFPIGTAAKFVVPATDGGRVYVGTRDGHLVAFGTAGATGAAPPTGGTGGGTGGTGSGTGGTGGWTGGGTGGTSGGTGGTSGGTGGCLPCEESKHGS, from the coding sequence TTGAAGGGTGCCGTGGCGGTGGGTCTGCTGCTGTTCGCGTTCGCCTCCCAGGCACAGGCCATCGACTCCACCATCTCCGTGAACAACAAACGCACGGGGTGGGACGCGAGCGAGCCGAACCTGTCGCCGGCTCAGGTGTCCTCGTCGAGCTTCGGACAGCGCTGGTCCACGCCGGTGAACGGCTCGGTGCTGGCCCAGCCGCTGGTCACTGGTAAGAACGTGGTCGTCGCCACTGAGAACAACTACGTCTACGGCATCGACGCCGTCACCGGGGTGACGCACTGGACCCGCCAACTCGGCCCGGCCTGGCCCACCTCGTCGATCCCGTGCGCCGACCCCGCGCCGCAGACCGGGATCACCTCCACCCCGGTGTACGACCCGTCGTCCAACACCGTCTACCTGACCAGCAAGGTCAACGACGGCCCGGACGCGCAGCACCCGCACTGGTACTTCCACGCGATGAGCGCCTCCACCGGTGCCGAGCGCGCGGGCTGGCCGGTGCGGATCCAGGGCACGCCGACCAACAGCCCCGGCCACCCGTTCAACCCCTTCACCTTCGCGCAGCGGCCGGGTCTGCTGCTGCTGAACGGCTCGGTGTACGCGGCCTTCGGCTCCTACTGCGACGTCGGCCCGTACGTCGGCAACGTGGTGGGGGTGAACATCGGCACCCGCGGTCTGCACCTGTGGTCCGCCGAGGCCGGCTCCGACACCCGGGAGGCCGGTATCTGGCAGAGCGGCGGCGGGCTGGTCTCGGACGGCTCCGGCCGGATCATCCTCACCACCGGCAACGGCGCCATCGCAGGCTCGCCGAGCCCCGGACCGGGCAACAGGCCGCCCGGCAACCTCGGCGAGTCGGTGGTCCGGCTCGGCGTGAACAGCAACGGCAGCCTTTCGGCCCGTGACTTCTTCAGCCCGGCCAACAACAAGACACTGGACCACAACGACACCGACCTGGGCTCGGGCGGACCCGTCGCCCTTCCGACCGGTTTCGGCACCACCGCGCACCCGCACCTGCTGGTGCAGGTCGGCAAGGACGGCCGGGTCTTCCTGCTGGACCGGGACAACCTGGGTGGCATGGGCCAGGGCCCGAACGGCACGGACAAACCGGTGAGCATGGCCGGACCGTTCGAGGCCATCTGGGGCCATCCCGCCGTCTGGGGCGGTGGCGGAGGCTACGTGTACACCGTGGCCACCAAAATCGGCAACGCCGCTTCGCCGCTGCGCGCGCTGAAGTTCGGGGTGAACAGCTCCGGCATCCCGACCCTGACCAGCGTGGGCACCAGCAACGAGGGCTTCGGCTACGGCTCCGGTTCTCCCCTGGTCACCTCCAACGGAACGTCCCCCGGCTCCGCGCTGGTCTGGGCGGTCTGGTCCGGCTCCGGCCCCGGCGGTGTCGGCGGCGAGCTGCGGGTCTACGACGCGGTGCCGGTGGGTGGCGTGATGCACCTGCGCCGTGCCTTCCCGATCGGCACGGCGGCCAAGTTCGTGGTCCCCGCCACTGACGGCGGCCGGGTCTACGTCGGGACCCGGGACGGCCACCTGGTGGCCTTCGGCACCGCGGGTGCGACCGGCGCCGCCCCTCCGACCGGTGGGACCGGTGGTGGGACTGGTGGGACCGGTAGCGGGACTGGTGGGACCGGTGGTTGGACCGGTGGTGGGACCGGCGGGACCAGTGGTGGGACCGGCGGGACCAGTGGTGGGACCGGTGGGTGCCTCCCCTGTGAGGAGTCCAAGCACGGGTCCTGA
- a CDS encoding metal-sensitive transcriptional regulator, with protein MTTTEAGATAPSETASEPAHTTHGYHKQKDEHLKRLRRIEGQIRGLQRMVEEDTYCIDILTQVSASTKALQSFALQLLEEHLRHCVADAALKGGDEIDTKVDEATKAIGRLLRS; from the coding sequence ATGACGACGACTGAGGCCGGCGCCACGGCACCCTCCGAGACCGCGAGTGAGCCCGCACACACCACGCACGGGTATCACAAGCAGAAGGACGAGCACCTCAAGCGGCTGCGCCGGATCGAGGGGCAGATCCGCGGGCTGCAGCGGATGGTCGAAGAGGACACCTACTGCATCGACATACTCACCCAGGTCTCCGCCTCCACCAAGGCGCTGCAGTCCTTCGCGCTGCAACTGCTGGAGGAGCATCTGCGGCACTGTGTGGCCGACGCGGCTCTCAAGGGTGGCGACGAGATCGACACGAAGGTGGACGAGGCGACGAAGGCGATCGGCCGTCTGCTGCGGTCCTGA
- a CDS encoding DUF47 domain-containing protein yields MRFRLTPRETSFYDMFAASADNIVTGSKLLMELLGADAPARAEIAERMRAAEHAGDDATHAIFHQLNSSFITPFDREDIYSLASSLDDIMDFMEEAVDLVVLYNVEELPKGVEQQIEVLARAAELTAEAMPHLRTLENLTEYWIEVNRLENQADQIHRKLLAHLFNGKYDAIEVLKLKQIVDVLEEAADAFEHVANTVETIAVKES; encoded by the coding sequence GTGCGCTTTCGTCTGACCCCCAGGGAGACGAGCTTCTATGACATGTTCGCCGCATCCGCGGACAACATCGTCACCGGCTCGAAACTCCTGATGGAACTGCTCGGGGCGGACGCACCTGCCCGTGCCGAGATCGCAGAGCGTATGCGGGCCGCGGAACACGCAGGTGACGACGCCACGCATGCGATCTTCCACCAGCTGAACTCCTCGTTCATCACGCCGTTCGACCGCGAGGACATCTACTCCCTCGCATCGTCCCTCGACGACATCATGGACTTCATGGAGGAGGCCGTCGACCTGGTCGTCCTCTACAACGTCGAGGAACTGCCGAAGGGCGTCGAGCAGCAGATCGAGGTGCTGGCCCGGGCGGCCGAGCTGACGGCGGAGGCGATGCCGCACCTGCGCACCCTGGAGAACCTCACCGAGTACTGGATCGAGGTCAACCGTCTGGAGAACCAGGCGGACCAGATCCACCGCAAGCTGCTGGCCCACCTCTTCAACGGCAAGTACGACGCGATCGAGGTGCTCAAGCTCAAGCAGATCGTGGACGTCCTGGAAGAGGCGGCCGACGCGTTCGAGCACGTGGCGAACACGGTGGAGACCATCGCCGTCAAGGAGTCCTGA
- a CDS encoding anion permease produces the protein MDTFALVVTIAVALFFTYTNGFHDSANAIATSVSTRALTPRAALAMAAVMNLAGAFLGSGVAKTVSEGLIATPSGSTGMGILFAALVAAITWNLITWYFGLPSSSSHALFGGLVGAALAGGTAVHWNGVVDKIIIPMFLSPVVGLIVGYLVMLAIMWLFRRANPHKAKRGFRIAQTVSAAGMALGHGLQDAQKTMGVVVMALVISGHETFGDPIPVWVKLVSAVMLSLGTYAGGWRIMRTLGRKIIELDPPQGFAAEATGASIMFGTAFLFKAPISTTHVITSAIMGVGATKRLNAVRWGVAKNIVLGWFITMPAAALVAAVALGLLKLTVL, from the coding sequence ATGGACACCTTCGCCCTGGTCGTGACCATCGCGGTCGCGCTCTTTTTCACGTACACGAACGGCTTCCACGACTCGGCGAACGCGATCGCGACGTCGGTGTCGACGCGGGCGCTGACCCCGCGGGCGGCTCTCGCCATGGCGGCGGTGATGAACCTCGCCGGTGCCTTCCTGGGCTCGGGCGTCGCCAAGACGGTCAGCGAGGGCCTGATCGCAACGCCCTCCGGCTCCACGGGAATGGGCATCCTCTTCGCCGCCCTGGTCGCCGCGATCACCTGGAACCTGATCACCTGGTACTTCGGTCTCCCGTCCTCCTCCTCCCACGCCCTGTTCGGCGGTCTGGTGGGAGCGGCCCTGGCGGGCGGTACGGCGGTCCACTGGAACGGCGTCGTCGACAAGATCATCATCCCGATGTTCCTGTCCCCGGTGGTGGGCCTGATCGTCGGCTACCTGGTCATGCTGGCCATCATGTGGCTGTTCCGCCGCGCCAACCCGCACAAGGCGAAGCGGGGCTTCCGCATAGCGCAAACGGTCTCGGCCGCCGGAATGGCTCTCGGTCACGGTCTCCAGGACGCGCAGAAGACCATGGGCGTGGTCGTGATGGCACTGGTGATTTCCGGCCATGAGACGTTCGGCGACCCGATCCCGGTCTGGGTGAAGCTGGTCTCGGCGGTCATGCTGTCGCTCGGCACGTACGCCGGCGGCTGGCGCATCATGCGCACACTGGGCCGCAAGATCATCGAACTGGACCCCCCGCAGGGCTTCGCCGCGGAGGCCACCGGCGCCTCGATCATGTTCGGCACGGCGTTCCTCTTCAAGGCGCCGATCTCCACGACCCACGTCATCACCTCGGCCATCATGGGCGTGGGCGCGACCAAGCGCCTCAACGCCGTCCGCTGGGGCGTGGCCAAGAACATCGTCCTGGGCTGGTTCATCACGATGCCGGCGGCGGCCCTGGTCGCAGCCGTGGCCCTCGGCCTCCTCAAGCTGACGGTGCTGTAG
- a CDS encoding polymorphic toxin-type HINT domain-containing protein, which produces MQTDQAGKYAADAKKSADQAQDSANQAADSAKTARSAADRADQDTASADESAAQAEFSADYARNSAYAANDAADEAWDDAVRARESATEAKSEASKAWSDVVAKLRAEEAAARKQAEEQRQQQREKERQAKEQKRCIAYMSRDNLPPCGLAGQPVELPEASPDLAKLLLKGGMEVFGVNDLIDCAKNPTLGKCALAVVGVLPIGKLKLLKKAADGVEDIAEASRAAKAAEKCLQCFLAGTKVLMADGTTKNIESVEIGDQVLATDPMTGVTGARTVTDLIVTEHDKHFSDLTIATRRGIEHLTATNEHPFWSPSAGAWVAAGRLRAGSTLRTVDGTTVTVRHNRSFEKTARTYNLTVADLHTYYVLAGETPILVHNANCNIAEARRLQAKLAAEELAGADGHAFRKHVVEQGEFPGIQTREQFAEMVEDVVLNGERRVAGGGRSAYWRNGVIVIRNPNSRDGGTVFAPKDGKQYFLTNFRPE; this is translated from the coding sequence TTGCAGACCGACCAGGCAGGCAAGTACGCCGCCGACGCGAAGAAGTCCGCCGATCAGGCGCAGGACAGCGCCAATCAGGCAGCCGATTCCGCAAAGACCGCCCGCAGCGCCGCCGACCGCGCTGACCAGGACACGGCCAGCGCCGACGAGTCGGCTGCGCAGGCGGAATTCTCCGCGGACTACGCACGGAACTCGGCTTACGCCGCCAACGATGCCGCCGACGAGGCTTGGGACGACGCCGTCAGGGCTCGCGAGAGCGCCACCGAGGCCAAGTCCGAGGCGTCCAAGGCATGGTCCGACGTGGTGGCCAAGCTCCGGGCCGAGGAGGCCGCGGCCCGCAAGCAGGCCGAGGAGCAGCGCCAGCAGCAGCGCGAGAAGGAGAGGCAGGCAAAGGAGCAGAAGCGCTGCATCGCCTACATGTCCCGGGACAACCTCCCGCCCTGCGGACTGGCCGGCCAGCCGGTCGAACTGCCCGAGGCGTCCCCGGACCTGGCCAAGCTTCTGCTGAAGGGCGGCATGGAGGTCTTCGGCGTCAACGACCTCATCGACTGCGCCAAAAATCCCACGCTCGGCAAATGCGCCCTCGCCGTGGTCGGCGTACTCCCCATTGGCAAACTGAAACTTCTCAAGAAAGCCGCCGACGGCGTCGAGGACATCGCCGAGGCCTCCCGCGCCGCAAAGGCCGCAGAGAAGTGCCTGCAGTGTTTCCTCGCCGGCACCAAGGTCCTCATGGCCGACGGCACGACGAAGAACATTGAGTCCGTCGAGATCGGCGACCAGGTCCTCGCCACCGACCCGATGACCGGGGTCACCGGAGCGCGAACGGTGACCGACCTGATCGTCACCGAACACGACAAGCACTTCAGCGACCTCACGATCGCCACCCGCCGCGGCATCGAGCATCTCACCGCCACGAACGAGCATCCGTTCTGGTCACCCTCGGCCGGAGCCTGGGTGGCGGCCGGCCGGCTGCGCGCAGGGTCGACCCTCCGGACCGTCGACGGCACCACCGTCACCGTCCGACACAACCGCTCCTTCGAGAAGACCGCCCGGACATACAACCTCACCGTCGCCGACCTCCACACGTACTACGTACTGGCAGGCGAGACGCCGATCCTCGTCCACAACGCGAACTGCAACATCGCTGAAGCACGACGTCTCCAGGCCAAGCTGGCCGCCGAGGAACTCGCGGGCGCCGACGGGCACGCCTTCCGCAAGCACGTCGTGGAGCAGGGGGAGTTTCCCGGCATCCAGACACGTGAGCAGTTCGCCGAGATGGTCGAGGACGTCGTGCTCAACGGGGAACGGCGAGTCGCGGGCGGCGGACGCAGCGCCTACTGGCGCAACGGAGTGATCGTGATCAGGAACCCCAATTCCCGGGACGGGGGCACCGTCTTCGCTCCCAAGGACGGCAAGCAATACTTCCTTACGAACTTCAGGCCGGAATAG
- a CDS encoding DUF397 domain-containing protein, with protein sequence MPELTWQKSTYSGDASNCVEIAPTPSAIHIRDSKSSTGPHLTVTPHTWADFLPFAAEV encoded by the coding sequence ATGCCCGAACTCACCTGGCAGAAGTCCACCTACAGCGGCGACGCCTCCAACTGCGTCGAGATAGCCCCCACCCCCTCAGCCATCCACATCCGTGACTCGAAGAGCAGCACCGGCCCCCACCTCACCGTCACCCCCCACACTTGGGCGGACTTCCTGCCGTTTGCCGCCGAAGTGTAG
- a CDS encoding DUF5753 domain-containing protein — protein MGRVSGGSAGRERTFARTYSCADTALVDALAEMTGGRKRGWWDEYRDHLPAGLIDLAELEHYASELRVALVIHIPALLQTTDHARALFRTVFPPLQQYEIEHRLTHRIKRQGILHMAEPTPYTATVHEAALRMGFGGRDVAQSQLKHLAAMSELPHVTLRVIPFGEASFHGTGQGIDYVAGAVPQLDTVQLDTHHGCEFLDGEAQLSKYRAVVDRMEASALSPEASRDFIHRIAQEL, from the coding sequence TTGGGCCGTGTGTCCGGGGGCTCGGCCGGCAGAGAGCGCACCTTCGCCCGCACGTACAGCTGCGCTGACACGGCGCTGGTCGATGCCCTTGCTGAGATGACCGGCGGTCGCAAACGCGGTTGGTGGGACGAGTACCGCGATCATCTGCCCGCCGGGCTGATCGACCTGGCCGAACTGGAGCACTACGCATCCGAGTTGCGAGTGGCCCTGGTCATCCACATCCCTGCTCTGCTACAGACCACGGACCATGCCCGCGCGCTCTTCCGCACAGTTTTCCCGCCGCTCCAGCAGTACGAGATCGAGCACCGCCTCACTCACCGCATCAAGCGCCAGGGCATCCTTCACATGGCCGAGCCCACCCCCTACACGGCGACCGTTCACGAGGCGGCTCTCAGGATGGGCTTCGGAGGCCGAGACGTAGCGCAGTCTCAACTCAAGCATCTCGCCGCCATGAGCGAACTGCCTCACGTCACCCTCCGGGTCATCCCCTTCGGGGAGGCGAGCTTCCATGGCACCGGACAGGGCATCGACTATGTCGCGGGAGCGGTGCCCCAACTCGACACGGTGCAGCTGGATACCCACCACGGCTGTGAATTCCTGGACGGGGAGGCACAGTTGAGCAAGTACCGCGCAGTGGTCGACCGCATGGAGGCCAGCGCTCTCAGTCCCGAAGCCTCCCGAGACTTCATCCACCGCATTGCCCAGGAACTCTGA
- the pstB gene encoding phosphate ABC transporter ATP-binding protein PstB, which translates to MAKRIDVSGLTAYYSAHKAIEDISMTVEPRSVTAFIGPSGCGKSTFLRTLNRMHEVTPGGRVEGKVLLDDEDLYGAGVDPVSVRREVGMVFQRPNPFPTMSIFDNVAAGLRLNGNYKKSQLNEIVEKSLKGANLWNEVKDRLNKPGSGLSGGQQQRLCIARAIAVEPKVLLMDEPCSALDPISTLAIEDLIGELKERFTIVIVTHNMQQAARVSDRTAFFNLAAVGQPGRLIEIDDTERIFSNPSVQATEDYISGRFG; encoded by the coding sequence ATGGCCAAGCGAATCGACGTAAGCGGACTGACCGCCTACTACAGCGCCCACAAGGCGATCGAGGACATATCGATGACCGTCGAGCCGCGCTCGGTGACGGCGTTCATCGGCCCCTCCGGCTGCGGCAAGTCGACGTTCCTGCGCACGCTGAACCGGATGCACGAGGTCACCCCCGGTGGCCGCGTCGAGGGCAAGGTGCTGCTGGACGACGAGGACCTCTACGGCGCCGGCGTGGACCCGGTGTCCGTCCGCCGCGAGGTCGGCATGGTGTTCCAGCGCCCGAACCCCTTCCCCACGATGTCGATCTTCGACAACGTGGCGGCGGGTCTGCGCCTGAACGGCAACTACAAGAAGAGCCAGCTGAACGAGATCGTCGAGAAGTCGCTCAAGGGCGCGAACCTCTGGAACGAGGTCAAGGACCGCCTGAACAAGCCGGGCTCCGGCCTCTCGGGCGGCCAGCAGCAGCGTCTGTGCATCGCGCGGGCGATCGCGGTCGAGCCGAAGGTCCTGCTGATGGACGAGCCGTGCTCGGCCCTGGACCCGATCTCCACGCTCGCCATCGAGGACCTGATCGGCGAGCTGAAGGAGCGCTTCACGATCGTCATCGTGACGCACAACATGCAGCAGGCCGCGCGTGTCTCCGACCGTACGGCGTTCTTCAACCTGGCCGCGGTCGGCCAGCCGGGCCGCCTGATCGAGATCGACGACACCGAGCGCATCTTCTCCAACCCGTCGGTCCAGGCCACGGAGGACTACATCTCCGGCCGCTTCGGCTAG
- the pstA gene encoding phosphate ABC transporter permease PstA: protein MSTAAVTGKRPSTLRSASLPKWSPWAIAAGSLVVAVGIGMGAGLSSKIEWGLIAVLLFVFGTFAVAAKVEGKRQAKDRVVTALVWVAFLLALIPLVSLIWTTVKRGVKVLDPYFLTHSMGIVADSEPGGGIYHAIIGSLEQVGLATLIGAPIGVLTAVYLVEYGSGKLARAVTFFVDVMTGIPSIVAGLFILSLMLMSDMQPFGFAGSLALAILMMPVVVRSTEEMLKLVPNELREASLALGVPKWRTILKVVLPTSIGGITTGIMLAIARIAGETAPILLLVWGNSFINNNPFSGAQQALPLYIYQQYANSSGSTAAYDRAWAASLTLIAFVMILNLVARGIARWKAPKTGR from the coding sequence ATGAGCACCGCAGCCGTCACCGGCAAGCGTCCCAGCACGCTGCGCAGCGCCAGCCTGCCGAAGTGGTCGCCCTGGGCGATCGCCGCGGGCTCCCTCGTGGTCGCCGTGGGCATCGGCATGGGCGCCGGCCTCAGCAGCAAGATCGAGTGGGGCCTGATCGCCGTGCTGCTCTTCGTCTTCGGCACCTTCGCCGTCGCGGCGAAGGTCGAGGGCAAGCGGCAGGCCAAGGACCGCGTCGTCACCGCCCTGGTCTGGGTGGCCTTCCTGCTCGCGCTCATCCCGCTGGTGTCGCTGATCTGGACCACCGTCAAGCGCGGTGTGAAGGTCCTCGACCCCTACTTCCTCACCCACTCCATGGGCATCGTCGCCGACTCCGAGCCGGGCGGCGGCATCTACCACGCGATCATCGGCAGCCTGGAGCAGGTCGGCCTCGCCACCCTGATCGGCGCCCCGATCGGCGTGCTCACGGCCGTCTACCTGGTGGAGTACGGGAGCGGCAAGCTCGCCCGGGCGGTCACCTTCTTCGTCGATGTGATGACCGGTATCCCGTCCATCGTCGCGGGCCTGTTCATCCTCAGCCTCATGCTGATGTCGGACATGCAGCCCTTCGGCTTCGCCGGCTCGCTTGCCCTGGCCATCCTGATGATGCCGGTCGTCGTCCGTTCCACGGAGGAGATGCTCAAGCTCGTCCCGAACGAACTGCGTGAGGCGTCCCTGGCGCTCGGCGTGCCCAAGTGGCGCACCATCCTTAAGGTGGTCCTGCCGACCTCTATCGGTGGCATCACCACGGGCATCATGCTGGCGATCGCCCGCATCGCGGGGGAGACGGCCCCGATCCTGCTGCTGGTATGGGGCAACAGCTTCATCAACAACAACCCGTTCTCGGGTGCTCAGCAGGCGCTGCCGCTGTACATCTACCAGCAGTACGCGAACAGCTCGGGCTCCACGGCGGCCTACGACCGCGCCTGGGCGGCATCTCTCACGCTGATCGCCTTCGTGATGATCCTCAACCTGGTGGCCCGCGGTATCGCCCGCTGGAAGGCCCCGAAGACCGGTCGCTGA
- the pstC gene encoding phosphate ABC transporter permease subunit PstC encodes MDISTKTTDASPPQPAAVGQTGAARTKTRPGDRIFLGLSRGSGILLLVIMAAIAVFLTYRASLAISKDHANFLTSFEWNTNLIPPSFGIAVLAFGTVVSSIVAMALAVPIAVAIALFLTHYAPRRLSGPVAYVIDLLAAVPSIVYGLWGALVLVPHMNGLFGWLNDYLGWTGIFSWDGGAPRSMLTVGILLAIMILPIITNVSREVFRQVPQMHEEAALALGATRWEVIRMAVLPFGRSGVISASMLGLGRALGETMAVATVLSPDFDIHASLLNPGGGTFAQNIASKFGEATQDGRDALIASGLILFVITLLVNGAARAIIARRKEYSGANA; translated from the coding sequence ATGGACATATCGACCAAAACAACTGACGCATCTCCCCCTCAGCCGGCCGCGGTCGGGCAGACGGGTGCCGCGCGCACCAAGACCCGCCCCGGTGACCGCATCTTCCTGGGCCTTTCCCGAGGCTCGGGCATTCTGCTGTTGGTGATCATGGCCGCGATCGCGGTCTTCCTCACCTATCGCGCGTCCCTCGCGATCAGCAAGGACCACGCGAACTTCCTGACCTCCTTCGAGTGGAACACCAACCTCATCCCGCCGTCCTTCGGCATCGCGGTCCTGGCCTTCGGCACGGTGGTCTCCTCGATCGTCGCCATGGCCCTGGCCGTGCCGATCGCGGTCGCGATCGCGCTGTTCCTCACCCACTACGCCCCGCGCAGGCTGAGCGGTCCCGTCGCGTACGTGATCGACCTGCTCGCCGCAGTGCCGTCCATCGTCTACGGCCTGTGGGGCGCCCTGGTGCTCGTACCGCACATGAACGGCCTGTTCGGCTGGCTGAACGACTACCTCGGCTGGACCGGCATCTTCTCCTGGGACGGCGGCGCCCCCCGCTCGATGCTGACCGTCGGCATCCTGCTCGCGATCATGATCCTGCCGATCATCACCAACGTGAGCCGCGAGGTCTTCCGCCAGGTCCCGCAGATGCACGAGGAGGCCGCCCTCGCCCTCGGCGCCACGCGCTGGGAGGTGATCCGCATGGCCGTACTGCCCTTCGGCCGCTCCGGCGTGATCTCCGCCTCCATGCTCGGCCTCGGCCGCGCCCTCGGCGAGACGATGGCCGTCGCCACCGTGCTCTCCCCGGACTTCGACATCCACGCCAGCCTGCTCAACCCGGGCGGCGGCACTTTCGCCCAGAACATCGCCAGCAAGTTCGGCGAGGCGACGCAGGACGGGCGTGACGCGCTCATCGCCTCCGGCCTGATCCTGTTCGTCATCACGTTGCTGGTCAACGGCGCGGCCCGCGCGATCATCGCCCGCCGCAAGGAGTACTCGGGGGCCAACGCATGA